In Hylaeus volcanicus isolate JK05 chromosome 9, UHH_iyHylVolc1.0_haploid, whole genome shotgun sequence, the following proteins share a genomic window:
- the LOC128881858 gene encoding ATP-binding cassette sub-family D member 3, protein MAPAISKFATRRTLAGVCALSALIWILKRRGKKQVAKNRDAWLVHDIQYVIKEQKPKTPKAYVNKMFFKQLRQLLGIGIPSIISAEFGFVVLVAVSLVARSLCDLWMINISTLIESSIVNMDTPLFKKRLIKFMAALPVISIVNNVLKYGIYEMKLRLRTNITRELLDQYLKGFTYYKMSNLDSRIANPDQLLTTDVDKFCDSCTDLYSNVAKPLLDIVIYVYRLTANLGGQTPVFMLSYLVFAGALLTHFRKPIGPMTVKEQRLEGEYRHINSRLITNSEEIAFYQGNNREKLTLLTSFYILVTHLRKSLEFKTLIGVVDNFIGKYMATIVGFYAVSIPFFQKNHRILSGTPDHRFKSYYTYGRMLVKLAEAIGRLVLAGREMTRLAGFTARVMELKVVLDDLNSGKYTRTMISDFKDEPIGSPGEGKIVNKDNVICFDRVPLITPNGDILIKELSFEVKSGMNVLVCGPNGCGKSSLFRILGELWPVWRGTVTKPPRGKLFYIPQRPYMTLGTLRDQVIYPHTKAEMVRRGQMTDDDLKKLLDLVQLGHLLERENTTNSGGAWDVVADWIDVLSGGEKQRIAMARLFYHKPQFAILDECTSAVSVDVEDSMYSYCRQANITLFTVSHRRSLWKHHEYYLQMDGRGGFEFKPIEADTEEFGS, encoded by the exons ATGGCGCCAGCAATCAGTAAATTCGCGACGAGGCGTACGTTAGCTGGAGTCTGTGCACTGTCCGCGTTGATATGGATCCTGAAAAGAAGGGGCAAAAAGCAGGTCGCCAAGAACAG GGACGCCTGGCTCGTCCATGACATTCAGTATGTTATCAAAGAG CAAAAGCCGAAAACTCCAAAGGCTTACGTTAACAAGATGTTCTTCAAACAACTGCGTCAACTGCTCGGAATTGGCATACCTTCTATCATATCCGCTGAATTTGGATTCGTTGTTCTCGTCGCTGTATCGCTGGTGGCAAGATCTCTCTGTGACCTTTGGATGATAAACATAAGTACTTTGATAGAATC CTCGATCGTTAATATGGATACGCCGTTATTTAAAAAGCGTTTGATTAAGTTTATGGCTGCGTTGCCTGTG atatcTATTGTGAACAACGTACTGAAATATGGTATATACGAAATGAAGTTGAGGTTGCGTACAAATATCACTCGAGAATTACTGGATCAGTATCTTAA GGGTTTTACGTACTACAAGATGAGCAATTTAGACAGCCGAATAGCGAATCCAGATCAGCTTTTAACCACCGACGTCGATAAATTTTGCGACAGTTGCACGGATCTCTACAGCAACGTTGCGAAACCTTTGCTAGATATCGTTATCTACGTTTACAGGCTCACAGCGAATCTCGGTGGTCAG ACACCAGTATTTATGCTTTCGTACCTTGTCTTTGCTGGTGCCCTACTAACGCATTTCCGTAAGCCTATTGGTCCCATGACTGTAAAAGAACAACGGCTCGAGGGCGAATATCGTCATATCAACTCACGTTTAATTACCAATTCCGAGGAAATTGCATTTTATCAAGGGAATAATAGAGAAAAGTTAACTTTATTGACTAGCTTCTACATACTG GTAACGCACCTCCGTAAGTCCTTGGAATTCAAAACTCTCATAGGAGTGGTTGAcaatttcattggaaaat ATATGGCAACGATAGTGGGTTTCTATGCAGTAAGCATACCATTCTTTCAAAAGAATCATCGTATCCTATCTGGAACCCCTGATCATCGGTTCAAAAGTTATTACACATATGGTAGAATGTTGGTAAAACTGGCAGAAGCTATAGGTAGATTAGTCTTAGCTGGTAGAGAAATGACGCGGCTGGCAGGGTTCACAGCTCGAGTTATGGAGCTGAAGGTCGTCCTTGACGACCTGAACTCCGGCAAATACACGAGGACAATGATTTCCGACTTTAAAGACGAGCCGATAGGAAGCCCGGGTGAGGGAAAGATCGTGAACAAAGATAACGTTATATGCTTTGATCGAGTGCCACTGATAACGCCCAACGGAGATATTCTTATCAAAGAATTATCGTTCGAAGTGAAATCTGGAATGAACGTATTGGTATGCGGGCCGAACGGCTGCGGGAAGAGTTCCCTTTTCAGAATTCTCGGGGAA CTGTGGCCAGTCTGGAGAGGAACGGTGACGAAACCGCCgcgtggaaaattattttacattccaCAACGTCCCTACATGACGTTGGGTACCCTGAGGGATCAAGTGATCTATCCTCACACAAAGGCGGAGATGGTGAGGCGCGGGCAAATGACGGACGACGATTTGAAGAAACTGCTGGACTTGGTTCAGCTGGGTCACCTTCTCGAAAGAGAGAACACCACGAATTCCGGAGGAGCTTGGGATGTCGTGGCAGACTGGATAGACGTCCTGTCGGGTGGCGAAAAGCAACGCATAGCT atGGCTCGGTTGTTCTATCACAAGCCTCAGTTTGCGATTCTGGACGAATGCACGAGCGCCGTAAGCGTGGACGTCGAAGACTCCATGTACTCTTATTGTAGGCAGGCGAATATTACTTTGTTTACGGTTTCGCATCGTCGATCCCTTTGGAAACACCACGAG TACTACCTGCAAATGGACGGAAGGGGAGGATTTGAATTCAAGCCGATCGAGGCCGACACCGAAGAATTTGGCTCGTGA